The proteins below are encoded in one region of Micromonospora yangpuensis:
- a CDS encoding SRPBCC family protein codes for MQDEQLTTILLDQFIAHPPRRVWQVLTDSEKLARWLMPNDFELAVGRKFTFRGLSVPVVHFGGVVHCEVLDFQTERMLRISWDDHGQNGLRSTVTWRLEPEGTGTRVFLEHEGFDDDDAVQQLSRKLLGGGWLGVLRRLGEVVATTAPLKEHRSNIR; via the coding sequence ATGCAGGACGAGCAGCTGACGACCATTCTCCTCGACCAGTTCATCGCCCACCCGCCCCGGCGGGTGTGGCAGGTGCTGACGGATTCGGAGAAGCTCGCCCGGTGGCTCATGCCCAACGACTTCGAGCTCGCGGTCGGCAGGAAGTTCACCTTTCGGGGGCTCTCCGTGCCGGTCGTACACTTCGGCGGGGTCGTGCACTGCGAGGTCCTCGACTTCCAGACCGAGCGCATGCTCAGGATCAGCTGGGACGACCACGGCCAGAACGGGCTCCGTTCCACCGTCACCTGGCGGCTGGAGCCCGAGGGCACCGGCACCCGGGTCTTTCTCGAACACGAGGGATTCGACGACGACGACGCCGTTCAGCAACTGTCCCGGAAGCTGCTGGGCGGCGGCTGGTTGGGGGTCCTGCGTCGACTCGGGGAAGTGGTCGCGACCACTGCTCCGCTGAAGGAACATCGGAGCAATATCCGATAA
- a CDS encoding class I SAM-dependent methyltransferase has product MARTETTIAAPIDPAQAGAFLQRFMGDISGSAVTTMCAVGDRLGLFGALAAAGRSSSEELAARLGLTERYVREWLLTLHSAGYLDSEVDPSTGATTYTLPPAHAAVLVDGSPLYMGGVARLLPTLGVLLGEVVEGFRSGSGIDVDRYPPEFFHTMWRMSELWLDAMLVDQWIPAVDGLAEQLRTGVDVAHLSSGSGRALILLAEAFPESRFVGFDRVPANVAHAREMAHRAGVADRVRFEVGDGVDALTTGRFPLVLALDVLHDALDITATLTAVAGTLGPDGVFLLLETDCAERPEENRGAAASLFYSTSTLYSVPIALAAGGEALGMMGLPPGRLRSLCADAGLSTMRTLMHPIPTFNTLYAIGA; this is encoded by the coding sequence GTGGCCAGGACCGAAACCACAATCGCCGCCCCGATCGATCCCGCACAGGCCGGTGCGTTCCTGCAGAGGTTCATGGGTGACATCAGCGGTTCGGCGGTCACCACGATGTGCGCGGTAGGCGACCGGCTGGGCCTCTTCGGCGCGCTCGCCGCGGCTGGACGGAGCAGTAGCGAGGAACTCGCCGCCCGACTCGGTCTCACCGAACGGTACGTCCGCGAGTGGCTGCTCACCCTGCACAGTGCCGGCTACCTGGACTCGGAGGTGGACCCGTCGACCGGCGCCACCACCTACACCCTGCCACCCGCACACGCGGCGGTGCTGGTCGACGGCTCTCCGCTCTACATGGGCGGCGTGGCGCGGCTGCTTCCCACCCTCGGCGTGCTGTTGGGCGAGGTCGTCGAAGGCTTCCGCTCCGGCAGCGGCATCGACGTCGACCGCTACCCACCGGAGTTCTTCCACACCATGTGGCGGATGAGCGAGCTCTGGCTGGACGCGATGCTGGTGGACCAGTGGATCCCGGCGGTGGACGGTCTTGCCGAACAGCTCCGTACGGGTGTCGACGTGGCGCACCTCAGCTCCGGCAGCGGTCGGGCTCTCATCCTCCTGGCGGAGGCGTTCCCGGAGTCGAGGTTCGTGGGTTTCGACCGAGTCCCGGCCAACGTGGCCCACGCCCGGGAGATGGCCCACCGGGCCGGGGTCGCCGACCGGGTCCGCTTCGAGGTCGGCGACGGCGTCGACGCTCTCACCACGGGGCGGTTCCCGTTGGTGCTGGCGCTGGATGTGCTGCACGACGCGCTGGACATCACCGCCACCCTGACCGCGGTCGCCGGGACGCTCGGCCCGGACGGGGTGTTCCTGCTCCTCGAGACCGACTGCGCCGAGCGTCCGGAGGAGAACCGGGGTGCCGCGGCCTCGCTCTTCTACAGCACGAGCACGCTCTACTCGGTGCCTATCGCGCTGGCCGCCGGCGGGGAGGCCCTCGGGATGATGGGCCTCCCGCCGGGTCGGCTCCGGTCGCTGTGCGCGGACGCCGGCCTGTCGACCATGCGTACGCTCATGCATCCGATTCCGACTTTCAACACGCTCTATGCGATCGGCGCGTGA
- a CDS encoding ABC transporter permease, with amino-acid sequence MTAPALTAATGSRFLPATRVIARRSMLRYLRNPQTLFVSAVQGVAFMLIFRYAFGGAIDSGGLKYIDYLVPGVVTAGVLFSGGLSAVGVAEDAGGGFFDRFRSMPMPHSSILIGRVLADTALVAWATTAMVAVAFAVGFRVHTDVWSGVLAFGLVVLFGAAFVCVFTGLGMFAVGNPQAAQALGFLVLPLSFASSAFVPVQTMPGWLQAVAEYQPVTMVVNAARVLTQGQPAEALLDESAAFYVWSALLWSAAIILVFGTMALVRISRR; translated from the coding sequence ATGACCGCGCCAGCCCTGACCGCCGCGACCGGGTCGCGATTCCTCCCCGCCACCCGGGTCATCGCCCGACGCAGCATGCTGCGTTACCTCCGCAACCCGCAGACGCTCTTCGTGAGTGCCGTGCAGGGGGTGGCCTTCATGCTGATCTTCCGCTACGCCTTCGGTGGTGCGATCGACAGCGGTGGCCTCAAGTACATCGACTACCTGGTGCCCGGGGTGGTCACCGCCGGGGTGCTGTTCAGCGGTGGGCTCTCTGCCGTGGGCGTGGCCGAGGACGCCGGTGGCGGCTTCTTCGACCGCTTCCGGTCGATGCCGATGCCGCACAGCAGCATCCTGATCGGTCGGGTGCTCGCCGACACCGCCCTGGTCGCCTGGGCGACCACGGCAATGGTGGCGGTCGCCTTCGCGGTCGGCTTCCGAGTGCACACCGATGTGTGGTCCGGTGTCCTCGCCTTCGGCCTGGTGGTCCTGTTCGGGGCAGCCTTCGTCTGCGTCTTCACCGGCCTGGGGATGTTCGCGGTGGGCAATCCCCAGGCGGCTCAGGCGCTCGGCTTCCTCGTTCTGCCGCTGAGTTTCGCGTCGAGCGCGTTCGTGCCGGTGCAGACCATGCCGGGCTGGTTGCAGGCCGTCGCCGAGTACCAACCGGTGACCATGGTGGTCAATGCCGCGCGGGTGCTGACCCAGGGGCAGCCGGCCGAGGCTCTGCTCGACGAAAGCGCCGCCTTCTACGTGTGGTCGGCGCTGCTCTGGAGCGCCGCGATCATCCTCGTGTTCGGCACCATGGCGTTGGTTCGGATCAGCCGTCGCTGA